Part of the Pseudomonadota bacterium genome is shown below.
CTGCAGCGCCTGGCGGAGCGCATGGGTGGAGACCGCGAGCTGGATGCCATGATTTTAGAGATTTTTGCCCGGGTGCAAAACGACCTCTCCCTGCATAAATTGAATGAAACCCTGCAGTCTCACTATGCCTACCTGCGCAATCTGGCCAAGAAACACCTGGCAACCATTGGGGCTAAAGCAGTGCCCTTGCTGATACATAACCTGCAGCAGGATGATCCTGATCTTATCATTCACACCCTGAATATTCTCGGAGAAATTGGTGATGCCAGTGCCATCAGCTCGATTCGCAAGTTGTTGCATGCTCAGCCCCATGATGCCAATATCCGTTTTGCCGCCTATGAAGCCCTGGGGATGCTGCCTTTAGGTCGGGGAGTCTATGCCCTGGCCGGTGGTTTGACCGATCCGGTGGAAAACGTCCGGGCCGCCGCCGCCAGGGCGATTAACGGTGCTTTTAGTGAGGTGTTGGCCGCCGGGGTGAAAAATATGGTCAGGTCCGGTGGTGCTGAGGCCGAAGCGATTATCCGCGCCATTATTGACGTGCAGGCCGATAAAATTGTTTTGAGTCTGATTGACGAACAGGTGTTTCAGCAGTTCGGGGGTGATTATCTGGCTGCCCGGGCGCATCC
Proteins encoded:
- a CDS encoding HEAT repeat domain-containing protein — protein: MTKVNSKEALKELLFNIQQKDLIKARLVIEHLAHIDPATQKRMLFELSKTDDDFAIPLLVYLIHCHPEITDNYPTLKELLLTKVLDHPNVLIAKLATPVPEAVIYLWLAGQLREERAVPAIAKFLTSTNDVRLLKAGLNALGEIAEPTAVNAITEFLYADIRPLVLAAVRSLGQVGTTTALQRLAERMGGDRELDAMILEIFARVQNDLSLHKLNETLQSHYAYLRNLAKKHLATIGAKAVPLLIHNLQQDDPDLIIHTLNILGEIGDASAISSIRKLLHAQPHDANIRFAAYEALGMLPLGRGVYALAGGLTDPVENVRAAAARAINGAFSEVLAAGVKNMVRSGGAEAEAIIRAIIDVQADKIVLSLIDEQVFQQFGGDYLAARAHP